In Arthrobacter sp. StoSoilB5, one genomic interval encodes:
- a CDS encoding carbohydrate ABC transporter permease, which yields MRVAERTKPDGGKAPAMTARSSASTPTHGAPRKRRGVNREGLEAGRRSTRTILWILLAAAMVLYGFPFLYLLFTSFKTPIDTIAVPPTILPKEWTLENYVNALGRSGVLASFINSIQTAIISTLLSLVLAVPAAYGITRYKTPSGRVFIMAALVTRMVPPVAIGIPLASMMASAGLADTPIALSIAHTTISLPLSIWLMSSFFEAVPRDLEEAATVDGCSRLGALWRVVIPVVSGGIAVTAIFAFLASWNEFLFALLMTAIRSQTTPVVIANFQTQFGLDWGSMTALAAVYSIPVILLTLLLQRKIVAGMTLGAVKG from the coding sequence ATGCGCGTCGCCGAACGAACAAAGCCCGACGGCGGGAAGGCGCCTGCCATGACTGCCAGGAGTTCCGCTTCAACGCCCACGCATGGTGCCCCGCGCAAGCGCCGCGGCGTCAACCGCGAAGGCCTGGAGGCCGGTCGCCGCAGCACAAGGACCATCCTGTGGATCCTGCTGGCCGCAGCCATGGTGCTGTACGGCTTCCCGTTCCTGTACCTGCTGTTTACCTCCTTCAAGACCCCCATCGATACCATCGCGGTTCCACCCACCATCCTCCCCAAGGAATGGACGCTTGAGAATTACGTGAACGCCTTGGGCCGCAGCGGTGTGCTGGCTTCATTCATCAACAGCATCCAGACCGCCATCATCAGCACCCTGCTGTCCTTGGTGCTGGCTGTCCCGGCGGCGTATGGCATCACGCGCTACAAGACTCCGAGCGGCCGGGTGTTCATCATGGCCGCACTGGTCACCCGCATGGTGCCTCCGGTAGCTATCGGCATTCCGCTGGCATCCATGATGGCTTCGGCAGGTTTGGCGGACACGCCGATCGCACTGTCCATTGCCCACACCACCATTTCGCTGCCGTTGTCCATCTGGTTGATGTCCAGCTTCTTTGAGGCTGTTCCCCGCGACTTGGAAGAGGCGGCAACCGTGGATGGCTGCAGCAGGCTGGGTGCGCTCTGGCGGGTGGTCATCCCGGTGGTTTCCGGAGGCATCGCCGTGACCGCGATCTTTGCTTTCCTGGCCTCCTGGAACGAGTTCCTCTTTGCGCTCCTCATGACCGCCATCCGCTCCCAGACCACTCCGGTGGTGATCGCGAACTTCCAGACCCAATTCGGCCTGGACTGGGGATCCATGACGGCGCTTGCCGCCGTGTACTCGATCCCGGTCATCCTTCTCACCCTTCTCTTGCAGCGCAAGATCGTCGCAGGCATGACGCTCGGCGCCGTCAAAGGCTGA
- a CDS encoding NosD domain-containing protein produces the protein MTTVYDVTTWSVPGNPSATPYNDIGLIINSIIADIKSQQTSQASKPGAVIYIPPGDYSLKTRVNVDISFLTIRGSGHGFTSLSIRYNAGNTSGWHEINPGASRVRVENTDGNTDAFRVYRTGDPRLSSVVFENFCLDGVSFGSNENDYTNGKTGIRFDSANDSCRVERMGMVYLEHGLVVRDTDALSVSSNFLAECGSCVELTGSGQASKVTDNLIGAGYVGFSIFAEGHMGLLVTGNNVFPRGKSSVHFKNCTRSSITSNRFHAFYPGMVNFEGSCTENLVGANHFLRQMEPFDPLKPYNNGLDDLFGLVHIAGSNNTVVGNHFSYDVASGSVTPSGQTPTIILVASGNNNYIATNNTVSAIAVHTVVLDASTSGSKVLDSGDSNQVVRYASNYAFRATP, from the coding sequence TTGACCACCGTCTATGACGTCACCACCTGGAGCGTGCCAGGGAATCCGTCCGCTACCCCGTACAACGACATCGGGCTCATCATCAACAGCATCATCGCCGACATCAAGAGCCAGCAGACCAGCCAGGCGTCCAAGCCAGGTGCCGTTATCTATATACCCCCGGGAGACTACTCCCTCAAGACCCGCGTCAATGTGGACATCAGCTTCCTGACCATCCGTGGATCGGGACATGGCTTCACCTCGTTGAGCATCCGCTACAACGCCGGCAACACCTCGGGCTGGCACGAGATCAACCCCGGCGCCAGCCGCGTCAGGGTGGAAAACACAGACGGGAACACGGACGCCTTCCGGGTCTACCGCACCGGCGATCCACGGCTCAGCTCAGTGGTGTTCGAGAACTTCTGCCTTGACGGCGTCTCGTTCGGCTCCAACGAGAACGATTACACCAACGGCAAAACAGGCATCCGCTTCGATTCTGCCAACGATTCCTGCCGTGTGGAACGCATGGGAATGGTCTACCTCGAGCATGGGCTTGTGGTGAGGGATACGGACGCCTTAAGCGTCAGCAGCAACTTCCTTGCTGAATGTGGATCATGCGTGGAACTGACAGGATCGGGCCAGGCCTCAAAAGTGACCGACAACCTCATTGGCGCCGGCTACGTGGGATTCTCGATTTTCGCCGAGGGACACATGGGCTTGCTAGTCACGGGCAACAACGTCTTCCCCAGGGGCAAGAGCAGCGTGCATTTCAAGAACTGCACGCGGTCCTCCATAACGTCCAACCGTTTCCATGCCTTCTACCCCGGCATGGTGAATTTTGAAGGAAGCTGCACGGAAAATCTCGTTGGGGCCAATCACTTCCTGCGCCAGATGGAACCATTCGATCCCCTCAAACCGTACAACAACGGTTTGGACGATCTCTTCGGACTGGTGCACATAGCGGGCAGCAACAACACCGTTGTTGGAAACCATTTCAGCTACGACGTCGCATCGGGATCGGTCACGCCGTCCGGGCAGACGCCCACCATCATCCTGGTGGCTTCCGGAAACAACAACTACATCGCCACCAACAACACCGTCTCAGCCATCGCAGTGCACACCGTAGTCCTGGATGCTTCAACCTCGGGCTCCAAGGTGCTCGATAGCGGCGATAGCAACCAGGTGGTGAGGTACGCGTCCAACTACGCGTTCAGGGCCACGCCGTAA
- a CDS encoding sugar ABC transporter permease codes for MRISDRRFALYLMTPAALFLAVFVAYPLFRLVADSFFKISPIAGGPRDFVGFQNYAAAFASEAFMGAGWRTLAYTVVVVTLEFALGLGMALLFTTLGRKSQIWRTVFLYPLMIAPIVAGLLWKFLMIDNFGLIGTILHQAGILSNPNQIGWLSDPNIVLFSVAVPDIWLTTSFMCLVLFAGLQNIPGDLIEAARLDGAKAPALLFQIILPLLRPVIAVALVVRGIDAARAFDTILIQTNGGPQSASETMSLLIYRTMIRFGDPGLASAMGTIYLLAMLAVAFFAVATIWRPGKDN; via the coding sequence GTGCGTATCTCCGATCGCCGCTTCGCCCTATACCTGATGACCCCAGCGGCGCTGTTCCTGGCCGTGTTTGTGGCTTACCCGCTGTTCCGCCTCGTCGCAGACAGCTTCTTCAAGATCTCGCCCATCGCGGGCGGTCCCCGTGACTTCGTCGGTTTCCAAAACTATGCGGCCGCGTTCGCCTCCGAAGCCTTCATGGGTGCCGGCTGGCGGACCCTCGCTTACACCGTGGTGGTGGTAACGCTCGAGTTCGCGCTCGGACTTGGGATGGCCCTCCTGTTCACCACGCTGGGACGCAAGTCCCAGATTTGGCGAACGGTCTTCCTTTACCCGCTGATGATTGCGCCGATCGTGGCCGGCCTGCTCTGGAAGTTCCTGATGATCGATAACTTCGGCCTCATCGGGACCATCCTGCACCAAGCGGGCATCCTCTCCAACCCCAACCAGATCGGCTGGCTCTCGGACCCGAACATCGTGCTGTTCTCGGTGGCTGTCCCGGATATCTGGCTCACGACGTCCTTCATGTGCCTGGTCTTGTTCGCCGGTCTCCAAAACATTCCCGGCGACCTCATCGAGGCAGCACGCCTGGACGGCGCCAAGGCACCGGCGCTCCTGTTCCAGATCATCCTTCCGCTCCTACGCCCGGTGATCGCCGTGGCACTGGTGGTCCGCGGAATCGATGCCGCCAGGGCCTTTGACACCATCCTCATCCAAACCAACGGCGGCCCCCAGTCGGCATCCGAAACCATGAGCCTGCTGATCTACCGGACCATGATCCGCTTCGGCGATCCCGGCCTGGCCAGCGCCATGGGCACCATCTACCTGCTGGCGATGCTCGCCGTCGCATTCTTCGCGGTGGCCACCATCTGGCGGCCAGGAAAGGACAACTGA
- a CDS encoding right-handed parallel beta-helix repeat-containing protein, with product MSSNNYYDVTTWPVGNPTEDVGEVINSIIADVKERQTATDANDGGKPGAVIYIPPGDYHLRTQVVIDVSFLRIQGSGHGFTSSSIRFNVPEDEWPDLHELWPGGSRIIVDLPVGGDGEESKGAAFYIERNGSPRISSVEFSNFCIDGLHFTPDGSGLPAENSYVNGKTGIYVASANDSFRVTGMGFIYLENALTIHNADALSIHDNFIAECGSCIGLRGWGQASKITDNLIGAGFKGHSIYAENHGGLLITANNVFPRGASSIHLKGVTRSSVTNNRLHSFYPGMVVLAANSSENLVATNHFLRDHEPWTPFLGVDNGLDDLYGLLCVSGSNNSVVGNHFSEVIDAQSVRPAGATPVIIRLLEGAGNFVSNNHVVALDVHATSSDSCFSAQVDALLTTGASDGLAVTAVLVEPESARNTILDSGSEAQVIADRAVNALRATPTVGFQAAHVSSSAGSAPTS from the coding sequence ATGTCAAGCAACAACTACTACGACGTGACCACGTGGCCGGTCGGCAATCCGACCGAGGACGTCGGTGAAGTCATTAACAGCATCATCGCTGACGTCAAGGAGCGGCAGACGGCCACGGATGCGAACGATGGCGGAAAGCCGGGAGCGGTGATCTACATTCCGCCGGGGGACTACCACCTCCGGACGCAGGTGGTGATCGACGTCAGTTTCCTCAGGATCCAAGGCTCTGGCCATGGCTTTACGTCCTCAAGCATCCGTTTCAACGTTCCCGAAGACGAATGGCCCGACTTGCATGAGCTGTGGCCGGGAGGGAGCCGCATTATCGTCGACCTTCCCGTCGGCGGGGACGGGGAGGAATCCAAGGGAGCCGCCTTCTACATCGAGCGAAATGGGAGCCCGCGGATCAGTTCGGTGGAGTTCTCCAACTTCTGCATCGACGGATTGCACTTCACCCCGGACGGCTCGGGGCTGCCAGCGGAAAACAGCTACGTCAACGGCAAGACCGGTATCTATGTGGCGAGCGCGAATGACTCATTCCGCGTAACCGGCATGGGGTTCATCTACCTTGAGAACGCCCTCACCATCCACAACGCGGATGCCCTCTCCATTCACGATAACTTCATCGCTGAATGCGGAAGCTGCATTGGGCTGCGCGGCTGGGGACAGGCATCAAAGATCACTGACAACTTGATCGGAGCAGGCTTCAAGGGTCACTCGATCTACGCCGAGAACCATGGCGGGCTCCTGATCACCGCGAACAACGTCTTTCCCCGTGGTGCCAGCAGCATCCACCTCAAAGGCGTCACCCGTTCAAGCGTCACCAACAACCGTTTGCATTCGTTCTACCCCGGGATGGTGGTTCTTGCAGCAAACAGTTCCGAGAACCTCGTGGCCACCAATCACTTCCTGCGTGACCATGAGCCCTGGACACCCTTCCTGGGAGTCGATAACGGGCTGGACGATCTTTACGGGCTTCTCTGTGTGAGCGGGAGCAACAACTCTGTGGTGGGCAACCACTTCTCCGAGGTCATCGACGCACAGAGCGTCCGTCCCGCAGGAGCGACGCCGGTCATCATCCGGTTGCTGGAGGGGGCTGGGAACTTCGTTTCCAACAACCACGTGGTGGCGTTGGACGTCCACGCCACGTCCAGTGACTCCTGCTTCTCGGCGCAGGTGGACGCGCTGCTGACCACGGGGGCTTCTGATGGACTCGCAGTTACCGCCGTCCTGGTCGAGCCCGAATCAGCCCGGAATACGATCCTCGATTCCGGAAGCGAGGCCCAAGTCATCGCTGATAGGGCTGTTAACGCCTTGAGGGCCACGCCCACGGTCGGTTTCCAGGCGGCACATGTTAGTTCGAGCGCAGGATCAGCACCAACATCATGA
- a CDS encoding thioesterase family protein — MRWGDMDAYGHINNVQIVRMLEEARIAAFGPPRGAGLPGVEPPAALFNDVEEGTMTLVVEHKVRYVRTLEYRNIPAVVQIWVGAIKGASFDLHYVIKDPVTKEDCVKATTHLAFVAEATGRVLRLTPDQKEKLERYRA, encoded by the coding sequence ATGCGCTGGGGTGACATGGATGCATATGGGCATATCAACAATGTGCAGATCGTGCGCATGCTGGAGGAAGCCCGAATCGCGGCTTTCGGACCCCCACGGGGTGCCGGCCTTCCGGGCGTGGAACCGCCGGCAGCCCTGTTCAATGATGTCGAAGAGGGCACCATGACCTTGGTTGTGGAGCACAAAGTCCGGTACGTCCGGACTTTGGAATACCGCAATATTCCGGCGGTTGTGCAGATTTGGGTCGGCGCCATCAAGGGGGCCAGCTTTGATCTTCACTACGTCATCAAGGACCCCGTCACAAAAGAAGACTGTGTCAAGGCAACTACGCACCTGGCATTCGTGGCAGAAGCTACCGGCAGGGTCCTCAGGCTCACACCGGACCAGAAGGAAAAGTTGGAGCGTTACCGCGCGTAG
- a CDS encoding glycoside hydrolase family 32 protein, which produces MTRRPKALMSIGVAVALTAASSAVATTAQATDPDPATQQYRPYLHYTPEANWMNDPNGLVFHNGKYHMYYQYNPNGTRWGDMSWGHASSTDLIHWEEQPLAIPRGFNGSGQVIEEIFSGSVVVDTQNTSGLGTLQNPPLVAIYTSNYTAAHPTQAGKQAQSLAFSTDDGQTWTKYGNNPVLSRNTSSFRDPKVFWYDAPTGPDYWVMAAVEADEHRVLFYKSNDLKQWNYLDDFGPANATGGQWECPDLFPLAVDGDPNNVKWVLSVNINPGAVAGGSGGQYFVGTFNGTSFTAENIDPASQLPPGNVLAGFNGGNYSGWNVQNDPSNSSGPWGSVPASGTLPGQMAVTGNIGAGLVNGFNGGDAPVGTMESAPFTLDKDYLNFLAGGGKHPQESGQQSGNQPPPGYLLFDGFDYSGTLTQAGWQLTGDFQAALNPSTSGGEFAIGKRINTFEGGPYQDNNVGTITSPEFYLTNTNIGFLLGGGSRTGGELQVELLVGGVPVRTATGTNSGDLNWQNWDVSPWYGQIARIRVVDNATGPWGHLTLDHMVLGSEQAKPRSSETTVNLVVNGQTVRTATGNDSEHLDWKAWDVSAYKGSQATIKIVDNNRGGWGHILADEFVSSYASHLEQHDWLDWGRDYYATVSFNNAPDGKRIMLGWMNNWDYGQDTPSTTWRGTMALPREVVLTQTSMGPRLRQQVVSQADALKNTAAAYTASAQDIAPGTTTLPITGDVVQVDAEFSPGTAAAFGLKVLGNGTEATRIGYAPATKRLSIDRTNSGNEGFHPAFSSVEDPRVELMNGRLRLRLYVDRASVELFAQDGLTTITDQVFPAAGATNISVFSEGGTARLESLRVTPLNQAMWGG; this is translated from the coding sequence ATGACAAGACGCCCCAAAGCCTTAATGTCGATTGGGGTAGCCGTGGCACTCACCGCTGCCTCATCCGCAGTTGCTACCACCGCCCAGGCCACCGACCCGGACCCGGCCACCCAGCAATACCGGCCGTACCTGCACTACACGCCCGAAGCGAACTGGATGAACGATCCCAACGGGCTGGTCTTCCACAACGGGAAATACCACATGTATTACCAGTACAACCCCAACGGAACACGATGGGGGGACATGAGCTGGGGCCACGCTTCCTCCACCGACCTGATCCATTGGGAGGAACAGCCACTCGCCATTCCGCGGGGATTCAACGGATCCGGCCAGGTCATCGAGGAAATCTTCTCCGGCTCAGTAGTGGTGGACACCCAGAACACCAGCGGACTCGGGACTCTCCAAAATCCGCCGTTGGTGGCCATCTACACGAGCAATTACACAGCGGCCCACCCCACCCAGGCCGGTAAACAGGCACAGTCGCTGGCGTTCAGTACCGACGACGGGCAGACTTGGACCAAGTACGGGAACAACCCGGTCCTCAGCAGGAACACCTCCAGCTTCCGCGACCCCAAGGTCTTTTGGTACGACGCCCCGACCGGTCCGGACTACTGGGTGATGGCGGCTGTTGAAGCTGACGAGCACCGCGTCCTCTTCTATAAGAGCAACGACTTGAAGCAATGGAATTACTTGGACGACTTCGGTCCGGCAAATGCGACCGGAGGGCAGTGGGAATGCCCTGACCTTTTCCCCCTCGCCGTCGACGGAGACCCAAATAACGTCAAGTGGGTCCTCAGCGTGAACATCAACCCTGGAGCGGTGGCAGGGGGCAGCGGCGGACAGTATTTCGTTGGAACCTTCAACGGCACTTCATTCACCGCCGAAAATATCGATCCCGCCAGCCAACTTCCACCCGGAAACGTCCTTGCGGGATTCAACGGCGGCAACTACAGCGGCTGGAACGTCCAGAACGATCCGTCAAACAGTTCCGGGCCTTGGGGAAGCGTTCCCGCATCCGGGACTCTCCCAGGACAAATGGCGGTTACCGGCAACATCGGAGCCGGGCTGGTTAACGGCTTCAACGGCGGAGATGCTCCCGTTGGCACCATGGAATCAGCACCTTTCACTCTGGACAAGGACTACCTCAACTTCCTCGCAGGCGGCGGAAAGCACCCGCAGGAATCCGGCCAGCAATCGGGAAACCAGCCCCCTCCGGGCTATCTGCTGTTCGACGGCTTCGACTATTCCGGAACGCTGACCCAAGCCGGCTGGCAACTCACCGGGGACTTCCAGGCGGCCCTGAACCCCTCGACGTCGGGCGGTGAATTCGCCATCGGGAAACGGATCAACACCTTCGAAGGCGGCCCGTACCAGGACAACAACGTTGGTACCATCACGTCTCCCGAGTTTTACCTGACCAACACCAACATCGGATTCCTATTGGGCGGCGGCAGCCGCACTGGCGGGGAACTCCAGGTTGAGCTGCTGGTTGGCGGCGTGCCGGTGCGCACGGCAACCGGCACGAATTCAGGGGACCTGAACTGGCAGAATTGGGACGTTTCCCCTTGGTACGGCCAGATCGCCCGCATCCGAGTTGTTGATAACGCAACGGGGCCCTGGGGCCATCTGACACTTGACCACATGGTGCTGGGCTCGGAGCAGGCGAAGCCCAGGAGCTCTGAAACCACAGTGAACCTTGTGGTCAATGGGCAGACAGTCCGCACCGCCACCGGTAACGACTCCGAACATCTGGACTGGAAAGCCTGGGACGTCAGCGCCTACAAGGGCAGCCAGGCCACCATCAAAATCGTGGACAACAACCGCGGCGGCTGGGGACACATCCTGGCCGACGAGTTCGTTTCCTCGTATGCCTCCCATCTGGAACAGCACGATTGGCTGGACTGGGGCAGGGACTACTACGCGACGGTGTCCTTCAACAATGCTCCCGACGGCAAGCGCATCATGCTGGGATGGATGAACAATTGGGACTACGGCCAGGACACTCCCTCCACGACATGGCGCGGGACCATGGCATTACCCCGCGAAGTCGTTCTTACCCAGACGTCCATGGGCCCGCGGCTGCGGCAGCAGGTGGTGTCCCAGGCCGATGCATTGAAGAACACCGCAGCGGCGTACACGGCGTCGGCCCAGGACATCGCGCCGGGAACAACCACGCTTCCCATCACAGGTGACGTGGTGCAGGTTGACGCCGAGTTCTCACCGGGGACCGCGGCGGCGTTTGGCCTGAAAGTCCTTGGCAACGGAACCGAAGCCACCCGGATCGGCTATGCTCCGGCCACTAAACGGCTCTCCATCGACAGGACCAACTCCGGCAACGAGGGATTCCATCCAGCCTTCAGTTCAGTGGAGGATCCGCGGGTCGAGTTGATGAATGGCCGGCTCCGCCTGCGCCTTTACGTGGACCGTGCATCCGTGGAGCTCTTCGCCCAGGACGGCCTGACGACCATCACAGACCAGGTCTTTCCAGCCGCTGGTGCCACCAACATCTCGGTTTTCTCCGAAGGAGGAACCGCACGGCTGGAAAGCCTGAGGGTAACTCCGTTGAACCAGGCCATGTGGGGAGGCTGA
- a CDS encoding sugar ABC transporter substrate-binding protein — protein sequence MSTRKTISRLVTLGGLCTAVALAATGCGAGGPAPTSGSGSSTVNVLVEAGGHAELTGVAQQCKKDTGLDVNFVELPYDGMFNRLSSEFSSGNVSFDVAALDSVWLPSFKDAVQPIDELFTDEAKKDIFPALVKEANVDGHFIGMPAWTNAEIILYRKDLFEDAKNKADFKAKYGYELAAPTTWKQYQDISEFFTKDGMYGTDVKGAVETEWLAHVLQAGSPMVLDANNNVVIDNAAHKEALDFYVSLTKSAPPGAAQVDWAAAQNLFNQGKTAMTRFWAHAYRQIPKDSPVAGKVGAAAMIGGSAGVAGVPGPWYLSVPKATKNADAAKKFIKCAYDHNSMGVESSLGLASRISAFEKYQNQPGYESFKPLIETLNGKATATRPATAKWQQIVDTVLVPLLQKAVAGGDSATLLADAKKQIQDLLK from the coding sequence ATGTCCACTCGAAAGACCATCTCCAGGCTCGTCACACTCGGCGGCCTCTGCACTGCCGTCGCACTCGCAGCTACCGGTTGCGGTGCCGGGGGCCCCGCACCGACATCCGGTAGCGGTTCCAGCACAGTCAACGTCCTGGTGGAAGCCGGCGGCCACGCCGAGCTCACAGGCGTTGCCCAGCAGTGCAAGAAAGACACCGGCCTCGACGTCAACTTCGTCGAATTGCCCTATGACGGCATGTTCAACCGGCTCTCCAGCGAGTTCTCCTCCGGCAACGTTTCCTTCGACGTCGCGGCATTGGACTCCGTGTGGCTCCCCAGCTTCAAGGATGCAGTCCAGCCAATCGATGAACTGTTCACCGATGAAGCCAAGAAAGACATTTTCCCCGCCCTCGTCAAGGAAGCCAACGTTGACGGCCACTTCATCGGTATGCCTGCCTGGACCAACGCAGAGATCATCCTGTACCGCAAGGACCTCTTCGAGGACGCCAAGAACAAGGCAGATTTCAAGGCAAAGTACGGCTATGAACTGGCAGCTCCCACTACGTGGAAGCAGTACCAGGACATCTCCGAGTTCTTCACCAAGGACGGCATGTACGGCACGGACGTGAAGGGCGCCGTAGAAACAGAATGGCTTGCCCACGTCCTGCAGGCCGGCTCGCCGATGGTCCTTGACGCGAACAACAACGTGGTGATCGACAACGCTGCGCACAAGGAAGCACTCGACTTCTACGTCAGCCTCACCAAGTCCGCCCCTCCGGGCGCTGCACAGGTTGACTGGGCAGCGGCTCAGAACCTGTTCAACCAGGGCAAGACCGCCATGACCCGCTTCTGGGCCCACGCTTACCGGCAGATCCCCAAGGACTCTCCCGTGGCAGGCAAGGTGGGAGCTGCAGCAATGATTGGCGGCAGCGCCGGCGTCGCGGGTGTTCCTGGCCCGTGGTACCTGTCCGTGCCCAAGGCGACCAAGAACGCTGATGCCGCCAAGAAGTTCATCAAGTGCGCGTACGACCACAACAGCATGGGTGTGGAATCCAGCCTCGGCCTCGCCTCGCGCATCTCAGCGTTTGAGAAGTACCAAAACCAGCCAGGCTACGAGAGCTTCAAGCCGCTGATCGAAACGCTGAACGGCAAGGCAACCGCAACACGTCCGGCAACAGCCAAGTGGCAGCAGATTGTGGACACCGTGCTGGTGCCTCTCCTGCAGAAGGCAGTGGCAGGCGGCGATTCTGCCACCCTCCTGGCTGACGCCAAGAAGCAGATCCAGGACCTCCTCAAGTAA
- a CDS encoding copper homeostasis protein CutC, with protein sequence MKLEIAVVSAAGAGTAASEGADRIELCSSLELGGITPSQGLMEASVEHVAGRLQIHPLIRCRPGDFHYSASDVDTMVHEVRHLLAQGAHGVVVGALTAEGDVDVHAIRRLLDSARQASPEAQLTFHRAIDQSRDPMATLDELLELGFTRVLTSGHEPTAGEGLATLSEMVERAGGAIEIMAGGGLTLGDIPAMHAAGLSAVHLSAKRTVSTLGERTISLGAQDDADPTAYTVTDRDTVRMLRAEINALELGAPPE encoded by the coding sequence ATGAAACTTGAAATCGCCGTGGTGAGCGCGGCGGGTGCCGGTACCGCAGCATCCGAAGGTGCCGACCGGATTGAGCTCTGCAGCAGCCTGGAACTTGGGGGCATCACGCCAAGCCAGGGACTGATGGAAGCCAGCGTTGAACACGTCGCGGGACGCCTGCAGATCCACCCATTGATACGATGCCGCCCCGGCGATTTCCACTACTCCGCCTCGGATGTGGACACCATGGTGCACGAAGTACGCCATCTGCTGGCTCAGGGCGCCCACGGCGTAGTGGTGGGCGCCCTGACCGCAGAGGGCGACGTCGATGTTCACGCGATACGACGCCTGCTGGATTCTGCCCGGCAGGCCAGCCCGGAAGCGCAGTTGACCTTCCATCGCGCGATCGATCAATCACGGGACCCCATGGCCACCCTTGACGAATTGCTGGAACTCGGCTTCACCCGGGTACTCACGTCAGGCCATGAGCCCACCGCAGGTGAAGGCCTTGCCACACTTTCCGAGATGGTGGAGCGGGCCGGGGGAGCCATCGAAATCATGGCCGGAGGCGGACTTACGCTTGGCGACATCCCGGCGATGCACGCTGCCGGCCTGTCTGCCGTTCATTTGTCCGCCAAGAGAACCGTCTCAACGCTGGGGGAGCGGACCATATCCCTTGGCGCGCAGGATGATGCCGACCCCACGGCGTATACCGTCACCGACAGGGACACGGTCCGGATGCTCAGGGCGGAGATCAATGCGCTGGAACTCGGTGCTCCTCCGGAATAG